The stretch of DNA AAGCGTAGGCCGATACTTGACCGTGTGCAGCGTCCGCCTCGGGGTCCACCGGACCGGCAGCACCCACGGCCCCGCACGACGCCTCGCCGGTAGGGTCGCCGCAGGCGCGACGCGGCGCCCGTCGCCGCCAGGAGGCACCCATGACCACGCTCGACGCGGTACCCGAGGACTGGGAGCGGGGCCTGGCCGTCGTCGCCCACCCCGACGACCTGGAGTACGGCGCGGCCAGCGCCGTCGCCCGCTGGACCGGCCAGGGCAAGACGATCACCTACTGCATGGTCACGTCCGGTGAGGCCGGCATCGACACGATGGCGCCCGAGGAGTGCGCGCGGCTGCGCCAGCAGGACGAGCGCGACTCCGCGGCCGCGGTGGGCGTGCACGACGTGGAGTTCCTGGCCCACCCCGACGGGTTGGTCGAAGCGTCGATCGTGCTGCGGCGCGACCTCGCTGCCGCCATCCGGCGCCACCGTCCGCATGTGCTCATCAGCATCAACTACCGCGACTCGTGGGGCGCGGGCTTCAACCACGCCGACCACCGCGCCGTGGGCATCGCCCTCATCGACGCCGCCCGCGACGCCGGCAACCGTTGGGTCTTCCCCGGGGCGGGGGGACCGCCGTGGTCGGGGGCCCGCTTCGCCCTCTTCGGCGGCTCACCGCAGGCCACGCACGCCGTCGACATCACCGACACCATCGACGCCGGGGTGGCGTCGCTACTCGCCCACCAGACCTACCTCGACGCGCTGCCCGAGGGCACCACCGGCAAGGACCCCGAGCCGTTCCTTCGCGGCATGGCCGAAGCGGCCGGCCCGGCGTTGGGTGTCGCGGCGGCGACCACCTTCGAGCTGGTCGAGCTGTGACG from Acidimicrobiales bacterium encodes:
- a CDS encoding PIG-L family deacetylase, whose amino-acid sequence is MTTLDAVPEDWERGLAVVAHPDDLEYGAASAVARWTGQGKTITYCMVTSGEAGIDTMAPEECARLRQQDERDSAAAVGVHDVEFLAHPDGLVEASIVLRRDLAAAIRRHRPHVLISINYRDSWGAGFNHADHRAVGIALIDAARDAGNRWVFPGAGGPPWSGARFALFGGSPQATHAVDITDTIDAGVASLLAHQTYLDALPEGTTGKDPEPFLRGMAEAAGPALGVAAATTFELVEL